Proteins found in one Seonamhaeicola sp. S2-3 genomic segment:
- the panC gene encoding pantoate--beta-alanine ligase, which produces MEVYSEKQQIIKAIELLKTKNQIVGLVPTMGALHAGHLALVERALKKNNKVVVSIFVNPTQFDNSDDLKKYPRTLEKDVALLQTLSKDKILVYAPTVDDVYEGKTVSESFDFDGLEFEMEGKFRHGHFDGVGTIVKRLFEIVKPHNAYFGEKDFQQLQIIKKLVEKHHIPVKIEGCPIYRETTGLAMSSRNTRLKPEYLEAAPFIYKTLTEAKKIFGTKSASKVTEWVENQFSNHDLLELEYFIIADAETLKPVKRKSNKKVYRAFIAVYADDIRLIDNIALN; this is translated from the coding sequence GTGGAAGTTTACTCAGAAAAACAACAAATTATAAAAGCAATTGAGCTTTTAAAGACTAAAAACCAGATTGTAGGTTTAGTGCCCACAATGGGGGCTTTACATGCAGGACATTTAGCTTTGGTAGAGCGTGCTTTAAAAAAGAATAACAAAGTAGTAGTAAGTATTTTTGTAAACCCTACTCAGTTTGATAATAGCGATGATTTAAAAAAATACCCAAGAACTTTAGAGAAAGATGTTGCGCTTTTACAAACACTTTCAAAAGACAAAATATTGGTTTATGCCCCAACTGTTGATGATGTTTATGAGGGAAAAACAGTTTCTGAGTCTTTTGATTTTGATGGTTTAGAGTTTGAAATGGAAGGGAAATTTCGTCACGGACATTTTGACGGTGTTGGTACCATTGTAAAACGACTTTTTGAAATTGTAAAACCGCACAATGCTTATTTTGGAGAAAAAGATTTTCAGCAGTTGCAAATAATAAAAAAACTTGTTGAAAAACACCATATTCCTGTAAAAATAGAAGGTTGCCCCATTTACAGAGAAACTACAGGATTAGCTATGAGTTCTCGTAACACTAGGTTAAAACCAGAGTATTTAGAAGCAGCACCTTTTATTTATAAAACTTTAACTGAAGCCAAAAAAATATTTGGCACGAAAAGTGCTAGTAAAGTAACGGAATGGGTTGAAAACCAGTTTTCTAATCATGATTTATTAGAGTTAGAATATTTTATAATAGCTGATGCTGAAACCCTAAAACCCGTTAAACGAAAATCAAACAAAAAAGTATATAGAGCGTTTATAGCAGTATATGCTGATGATATTAGACTTATTGATAATATCGCTTTAAATTAA
- the radA gene encoding DNA repair protein RadA: MAKIKTTFYCQNCGAQYAKWQGQCNACKAWNTIAEELIQKPEKSDWKVSAPASGSKRIAKPLKINEINISEDARLDTLDAEFNRVLGGGIVPGSLVLLGGEPGIGKSTLLLQISLKLPYKTLYVSGEESQKQIKMRAERINPNNNNCYILTETKTQNIFKQIESLEPDVVIIDSIQTLHSDYIESSSGSISQIKECTTELIKFAKETATPVILIGHITKDGHIAGPKILEHMVDTVLQFEGDRNHVFRILRANKNRFGSTHELGIYEMQGSGLREVSNPSEILISKKDEVLSGNAVAATLEGMRPLMIEVQALVSTAVYGTPQRSATGFNAKRLNMLLAVLEKRAGFRLGAKDVFLNITGGITVDDPAIDLAVVAAILSSNEDEALPHNYCFAAEVGLSGEIRPVQRVEQRILEAEKLGFSSIFVSSYNKISLKNLKIKIQLISKIEDLVSLIM, translated from the coding sequence ATGGCAAAAATTAAAACAACCTTTTATTGTCAAAATTGTGGAGCACAATATGCTAAGTGGCAAGGGCAATGTAACGCCTGTAAAGCGTGGAATACCATTGCAGAAGAACTTATTCAAAAACCAGAAAAAAGCGATTGGAAAGTATCAGCACCCGCTTCTGGTTCAAAACGCATTGCTAAGCCTCTTAAAATAAATGAAATTAATATTTCTGAAGATGCTAGACTAGATACTTTAGATGCCGAATTTAATAGAGTTTTAGGTGGAGGTATTGTGCCAGGGTCACTTGTTTTGTTAGGAGGAGAACCTGGAATAGGAAAAAGTACGTTACTACTTCAAATTTCTTTAAAACTTCCTTATAAAACGCTTTATGTTTCGGGCGAAGAAAGCCAAAAGCAAATAAAAATGCGTGCAGAACGCATTAACCCAAACAATAATAATTGTTATATTTTAACAGAAACCAAAACACAAAACATCTTTAAACAAATAGAAAGTTTAGAGCCAGATGTTGTAATAATAGATTCTATTCAAACACTTCATAGCGATTATATTGAATCGTCTTCAGGAAGTATTTCACAAATAAAAGAGTGTACTACAGAGTTAATAAAGTTTGCTAAAGAAACCGCAACCCCAGTTATTCTTATAGGGCATATAACCAAAGATGGCCATATTGCGGGACCTAAAATTCTAGAACATATGGTAGACACCGTTTTACAGTTTGAAGGAGACCGCAATCATGTATTTAGAATTTTAAGAGCCAACAAGAATAGATTTGGTTCTACGCATGAACTAGGAATTTATGAAATGCAAGGTTCTGGTTTAAGAGAAGTTTCTAACCCTAGTGAAATTCTAATTTCTAAAAAAGATGAGGTGTTATCTGGAAATGCTGTAGCGGCAACTTTAGAAGGTATGCGTCCTTTAATGATAGAAGTTCAAGCCCTAGTAAGTACTGCTGTGTATGGTACTCCACAACGGTCTGCAACAGGCTTTAATGCTAAAAGGCTTAATATGCTTTTAGCTGTTTTAGAAAAAAGAGCTGGTTTTAGGTTGGGGGCAAAAGATGTGTTTTTAAACATAACAGGAGGCATTACAGTAGATGATCCTGCAATAGATTTAGCCGTAGTAGCCGCCATTTTATCATCAAATGAAGATGAAGCTCTACCGCATAATTATTGTTTTGCTGCCGAGGTTGGCTTATCTGGAGAAATTAGACCAGTACAGCGGGTTGAACAACGTATTTTAGAAGCAGAAAAGCTTGGGTTTTCTTCAATTTTTGTTTCTAGTTACAACAAAATTTCACTAAAAAATCTTAAAATTAAAATTCAACTTATTTCAAAAATTGAAGATTTAGTAAGCTTAATTATGTAA
- a CDS encoding LamG-like jellyroll fold domain-containing protein → MKKLILLKLLFVIFFLETNSSFAQYCQPNNIGNYSTFYISNVSLGDINNSSTGSTGGYTYYSSVPATDIMVGETITGTVTVTLNGWNKNKHKLIVWMNFNNSDDDFEDAGEEFTFTLQDKSYTSGLKTIDVPISIPVPSTAQLGSSVMRIGFREKQSSNYTSCDFKYKAGEVEDYNINFISEDGSDSSIITDPEYSEPINIGGWSTYYISKVNIGSIDNSTSGSTGDHTYYSSEDRAEVTVGETLEGTVEVTLNDWNEQTNTIPVWMNFNEATDDDFEDSGERFLFTFNAKNYSDIKNEKNRKTVQIPISIDVPSTASLGNSVIRIGLRKGSNTNFSSTNYNYSSGEVEDYNIVFKASGSLPSGGSGSAGIVDFDGDGIVDIIDVDDDNDGILDCVEKGVTNGTISEVFTLSGTAAEISDTEFKLTSAVNTQAGAAIINDRINFNNSFSFSFDAYLGNSDNGADGMAIIFHDDPAGTSAVGATGEGMGASGIKNGIVLELDTYYNSSRGDITNDHGMIWDSDNQSGSGLLTTATDLGNLEDNNWHTVVINWNADTNTISYYVDSILAGLYTGDLINNYFGGNNLVYFGFSASTGGSVNTHKVRFNSVCDIPLFIDDDNDGLANHLDIDSDNDGIPDNVEAQSTLGYVLPSGTLNITGSYVGLWDNYGTGLVPVDTDGDGIPDYLDSDSDNDGKPDITENGMANTYAAADVDKDGLNNAFETNGVNDTVLDVNEDIEDPTDLSILPDIDGDLSTGGDLDYRDLFDTNPPIYASIDFDGVDDYLSTNSFIDGLGNVTIMAWVKTDAGNAANITIAGEDTGCKLWLQNGNQPTFTITTQGNSAKTIGASAINYDEWHHITGTYNGSTGAIELYVDGELIDSSNVGSSGAVIENTADANGNFEIGRCSTDNVSNKEYYKGDIDEVRVFNVALTSEQIGMMVYQEIEENSGVVAGTVIPKNIGDSPTGSTIPWTNLIAYYPMTNIKSGKTLDYSNNNNGLYIHNISTIQEQTAPMPYKTKSDGSWTSASTWLYGDVWDITDVSTNKECSIVKIENDVTTSDSHKTLGLIIDSNKTLTVNGDNLIQNSWYFELNGTLDLMDDSQLIQTIASDLVTSADGKILRRQEGTPNPYRYNYWSSPVGATAATSLTDNNAATNNTNNTPFSLDMLKDETGFNVQFTSGYTGSGSISTYWLYTFMNGVTYWDWAHIGASSNISPGVGYTQKGTGNASTEQQYIFEGKPNNGTVLVSVSDVGGEGSEADVSRTSCLLGNPYPSALDIHQFIDDNEGVIKGPLYLWQQWSGNSHYLNEYNGGYAEVTKLGSIRAYQFVGISGANNGSQDGTLVPSRYLPVGQGFVVEVIADGEIEFNNNQRVFILEDDADGSYDNGSVFFKNTKSKSKETTTAKTEETEEENPFKKIRLEFASVSGPDTRRELLLGFSDLTTDDFDYGYESECNETNNNDLNLDFEGKNMNIQAYGALTTDKVVPLNFKSSGNNSFEIKITELENFEESEEIYLKDNLTGDYFNLKDGTAYGFSSEQGKFNNRFEIVFQSQQKSLSVEETNFDENYVYYLNKERKIYVKKLNTSVKRMSLISMSGQTVMELTDVSAATLSNGISIPNVSTGGYVACFRTDNNQVITKKIIVN, encoded by the coding sequence ATGAAAAAATTAATACTATTAAAATTATTATTTGTAATATTTTTTTTAGAAACAAATAGTTCTTTCGCGCAATATTGTCAACCAAATAATATTGGTAATTACAGTACCTTTTATATTTCAAATGTTTCGTTGGGAGATATAAATAATTCAAGTACAGGTTCAACAGGAGGGTACACCTATTATTCTTCAGTACCAGCAACCGATATTATGGTAGGTGAAACTATTACAGGAACAGTAACTGTTACACTTAATGGTTGGAATAAAAACAAGCACAAATTAATTGTTTGGATGAATTTTAATAATTCAGATGACGATTTTGAAGATGCAGGAGAAGAATTTACGTTTACACTACAAGATAAATCTTATACTAGTGGTTTAAAAACTATAGACGTTCCTATTTCAATACCAGTGCCTAGTACTGCTCAACTAGGTAGTTCTGTTATGAGAATCGGGTTTAGGGAAAAACAAAGTAGTAATTACACATCATGTGATTTTAAGTATAAAGCGGGTGAAGTAGAAGATTATAATATAAACTTTATTTCAGAAGATGGTTCAGATTCATCAATTATTACAGATCCAGAATATTCAGAGCCAATAAATATAGGTGGATGGAGCACCTATTATATTTCTAAAGTAAATATAGGTTCTATTGATAATTCAACCTCAGGAAGCACAGGAGATCATACATATTATTCATCAGAAGATAGAGCAGAGGTTACTGTAGGGGAAACATTAGAAGGAACTGTAGAGGTAACCCTTAATGATTGGAATGAACAAACCAACACAATTCCAGTCTGGATGAATTTCAATGAAGCAACCGATGATGATTTTGAAGACAGTGGAGAACGGTTTTTGTTTACTTTTAATGCTAAAAATTATAGTGATATTAAAAATGAAAAAAACAGAAAAACAGTTCAAATACCTATAAGTATAGATGTACCAAGTACTGCAAGTCTAGGGAACTCAGTAATTAGAATTGGATTACGCAAAGGGTCTAACACAAATTTCTCATCAACAAATTATAATTATAGTTCTGGAGAGGTAGAAGATTATAATATTGTTTTCAAAGCTAGTGGTAGTTTACCATCAGGGGGCTCGGGTTCTGCAGGAATTGTTGATTTTGACGGTGATGGTATTGTTGATATTATAGATGTAGATGATGATAATGATGGTATTTTAGATTGTGTTGAAAAGGGAGTGACCAACGGAACCATATCTGAAGTATTTACATTAAGTGGAACAGCGGCAGAAATATCAGATACAGAGTTTAAGCTTACCAGTGCAGTAAATACTCAAGCTGGAGCAGCAATAATAAATGACAGAATTAATTTTAATAATAGTTTTTCATTTTCATTTGATGCTTATCTTGGTAATAGTGATAATGGTGCAGATGGTATGGCTATTATTTTTCACGATGACCCTGCAGGCACATCGGCTGTTGGAGCTACAGGAGAAGGTATGGGAGCAAGTGGCATTAAAAATGGTATTGTTTTAGAACTAGATACCTATTATAATTCCTCTCGTGGAGATATTACAAATGATCATGGAATGATTTGGGATTCCGATAACCAATCGGGTTCAGGCTTGTTAACTACAGCTACAGATTTAGGAAATTTAGAAGATAATAACTGGCATACGGTTGTAATTAATTGGAATGCAGACACCAATACAATTAGTTATTATGTAGATAGTATTCTGGCTGGGTTATATACAGGAGATTTAATTAATAATTATTTTGGAGGAAATAATCTCGTGTATTTTGGTTTTTCAGCTTCTACAGGAGGTTCAGTAAACACACATAAAGTTCGTTTTAATAGTGTTTGTGATATTCCTTTATTTATTGATGATGATAATGATGGTTTAGCAAATCATTTAGACATAGATAGTGATAATGATGGTATTCCAGATAATGTTGAAGCACAATCTACTTTAGGATATGTATTACCTAGCGGTACTTTAAATATTACAGGTTCTTATGTTGGATTATGGGATAATTACGGAACAGGTTTAGTGCCAGTAGATACCGATGGAGATGGTATTCCAGACTATTTAGATTCAGATTCAGATAATGATGGTAAGCCAGATATAACTGAAAACGGTATGGCAAACACTTATGCCGCTGCCGATGTTGATAAAGATGGATTAAATAATGCCTTTGAAACCAATGGAGTAAATGATACTGTTTTAGATGTAAATGAAGATATTGAAGATCCAACAGATTTATCAATTTTACCAGATATAGACGGAGATTTGTCAACTGGTGGAGATTTAGATTATAGAGATTTATTTGATACTAACCCACCAATATACGCATCTATAGATTTTGATGGTGTTGATGATTACCTATCAACAAACTCATTTATTGATGGACTAGGCAATGTTACTATAATGGCATGGGTAAAAACAGATGCTGGTAACGCTGCCAATATAACTATTGCAGGCGAAGACACAGGCTGTAAACTATGGTTACAAAACGGAAACCAACCAACCTTTACAATTACAACACAAGGCAACTCTGCTAAAACTATTGGAGCTAGTGCTATAAATTATGATGAGTGGCATCACATTACAGGTACGTACAACGGCAGTACTGGAGCTATAGAATTATATGTTGATGGAGAATTAATAGATTCATCAAATGTAGGAAGTTCAGGAGCTGTAATTGAAAACACAGCAGATGCTAATGGTAATTTTGAAATAGGAAGGTGTTCTACAGATAACGTTTCAAATAAAGAATATTATAAAGGTGATATTGATGAAGTAAGAGTGTTTAATGTAGCATTAACTAGTGAACAAATAGGAATGATGGTGTATCAAGAAATTGAAGAAAACTCTGGAGTAGTTGCAGGAACTGTTATTCCCAAAAATATAGGAGATTCGCCTACCGGTAGTACAATACCTTGGACTAATTTAATAGCTTACTACCCAATGACCAATATAAAATCAGGTAAAACATTAGATTATTCTAATAATAATAATGGGTTATATATACATAATATTTCTACAATTCAAGAGCAAACAGCCCCAATGCCTTATAAAACCAAATCAGATGGAAGTTGGACAAGTGCTAGCACATGGTTGTATGGAGATGTTTGGGATATAACAGATGTTAGTACTAATAAAGAATGTAGCATAGTAAAAATAGAAAATGATGTTACAACCTCAGATTCACACAAAACATTGGGTTTAATTATAGATTCAAATAAAACACTTACAGTAAATGGAGATAACCTAATTCAAAACTCATGGTATTTTGAATTAAATGGAACGCTAGATTTAATGGATGATTCTCAATTAATTCAAACAATAGCAAGTGATTTAGTAACCTCTGCCGATGGAAAGATTTTAAGGCGGCAAGAAGGAACACCAAACCCTTACAGGTACAACTACTGGTCTTCTCCAGTGGGTGCAACAGCAGCAACCAGTTTAACCGATAACAATGCTGCAACAAATAACACTAATAATACACCGTTTAGTTTAGATATGTTGAAAGATGAAACCGGGTTTAATGTACAATTTACATCGGGTTACACAGGTAGCGGAAGTATTAGTACCTATTGGTTATATACATTTATGAATGGTGTTACTTATTGGGATTGGGCTCATATTGGTGCTTCTTCAAATATAAGTCCTGGTGTAGGTTACACTCAAAAGGGAACTGGTAATGCCAGTACAGAACAGCAGTATATATTTGAAGGAAAGCCTAATAACGGTACTGTTTTGGTAAGTGTAAGTGATGTAGGAGGAGAAGGTTCAGAAGCCGATGTGTCTAGAACAAGTTGTTTATTAGGAAATCCTTATCCTTCGGCATTAGATATTCACCAGTTTATTGATGATAACGAGGGTGTTATTAAAGGACCACTTTACTTATGGCAGCAATGGAGTGGTAATTCGCATTATTTAAATGAATATAATGGCGGATATGCCGAAGTAACTAAATTAGGCTCCATAAGAGCCTACCAATTTGTAGGTATTAGTGGTGCAAATAATGGCTCACAAGACGGAACACTTGTACCTTCAAGATACCTTCCTGTTGGTCAAGGTTTTGTTGTAGAGGTTATCGCAGATGGAGAAATAGAGTTTAACAACAACCAACGTGTGTTTATTTTAGAAGATGATGCAGATGGATCATATGATAATGGTTCGGTATTTTTTAAGAATACTAAAAGCAAATCAAAAGAAACAACAACGGCAAAAACAGAAGAAACAGAAGAAGAAAACCCTTTTAAAAAGATTAGATTAGAGTTTGCATCTGTATCAGGACCAGACACAAGAAGAGAGTTGCTGTTAGGATTTAGCGATTTAACAACTGATGATTTTGATTATGGATATGAATCAGAATGTAATGAAACTAATAATAACGATTTAAACCTAGATTTTGAAGGAAAGAATATGAACATACAAGCATACGGAGCGTTAACTACTGATAAGGTAGTACCGTTAAACTTTAAATCATCAGGAAATAATTCATTTGAAATAAAAATTACAGAATTAGAAAATTTTGAAGAATCAGAAGAAATTTACTTAAAAGACAATTTAACGGGAGACTATTTTAACTTAAAAGATGGTACGGCATATGGTTTCTCATCAGAACAAGGAAAATTTAATAACAGGTTCGAAATTGTGTTCCAATCTCAACAAAAGTCATTAAGTGTAGAAGAAACAAATTTTGATGAAAACTATGTTTACTATTTAAACAAAGAGCGCAAAATTTATGTAAAGAAACTTAATACATCAGTAAAAAGAATGTCTTTAATAAGTATGAGCGGTCAAACAGTTATGGAATTAACCGATGTTTCAGCTGCAACTTTAAGTAATGGTATTTCAATTCCTAATGTTTCAACAGGTGGTTACGTTGCTTGTTTTAGAACAGATAATAATCAAGTAATTACAAAAAAGATAATAGTAAATTAA
- a CDS encoding lysylphosphatidylglycerol synthase transmembrane domain-containing protein — translation MSLKTKRILKITLPLLLGVFLVWYSLKAVPLAKIYEYWQAASKEWVLLGVFFGLLSHLSRAYRWRFQLEPMGYNIKLGNSVMAVMAAYLINYTIPRAGEVARASILTNYEAVPFEKGFGTIVAERIADMLVMLGIITVTLFLQFDFIYGFLIEKFNPLKIIVGLVGLLVLTLIFTMFIKKSTSKLALKIKTFVSGLIEGALSIFKMKKKWAYIFHTLFIWGMYVLMFYVTSFALNETSNIPFSAILIGFIAASFSIAATNGGIGAYPLAVYLGFSLFGIAEAPSIAFGYIMWASQTLLIIVFGGLSLFYLPIYNRIKK, via the coding sequence TTGAGCCTTAAAACAAAAAGAATACTAAAAATTACACTCCCACTATTACTGGGAGTTTTTTTGGTCTGGTATTCTTTAAAGGCAGTTCCTTTGGCTAAAATTTATGAATATTGGCAAGCTGCCAGTAAAGAATGGGTTTTGCTAGGTGTATTTTTTGGCTTGCTAAGTCATTTGTCTAGAGCATACCGTTGGCGTTTTCAATTGGAGCCTATGGGTTATAACATTAAATTGGGTAACAGTGTTATGGCTGTTATGGCGGCTTATTTAATCAATTACACCATACCCAGAGCAGGAGAAGTAGCTAGAGCTTCTATTTTAACTAATTACGAAGCGGTTCCTTTTGAAAAAGGCTTTGGAACTATTGTAGCAGAACGTATTGCAGACATGCTTGTAATGTTAGGTATCATTACTGTAACACTCTTTCTTCAATTCGATTTTATTTATGGCTTTTTAATAGAAAAATTTAATCCACTTAAAATCATTGTTGGTTTGGTAGGCTTACTTGTGTTAACTTTAATTTTTACCATGTTTATTAAAAAAAGTACTTCTAAATTGGCTTTAAAAATTAAAACATTTGTAAGTGGTTTAATAGAAGGAGCTTTAAGTATTTTTAAAATGAAGAAGAAGTGGGCTTACATTTTTCATACTTTATTTATTTGGGGTATGTACGTGCTTATGTTTTATGTAACATCTTTTGCTTTAAATGAAACTTCTAACATTCCTTTTTCTGCTATTTTAATAGGTTTTATTGCTGCTAGTTTTAGTATTGCCGCTACAAATGGCGGTATAGGTGCTTACCCGTTAGCTGTATATTTAGGGTTTTCACTTTTTGGAATAGCCGAAGCCCCTAGTATAGCTTTTGGATATATTATGTGGGCGTCTCAAACACTTTTAATTATTGTTTTTGGTGGTTTGTCTTTATTTTATCTGCCAATTTATAACAGAATAAAGAAGTAA
- a CDS encoding alpha/beta hydrolase, translated as MKVICSSWLFLLTIFTLNAQVKYENFQSSKLGEERQIKIQLPRGYNSNQEKIYPLFIVLDGDYMFEAVAGNADYYSYWEDMPEAIVVGINQIDKRYDDCMYSEQNSLPIETGAAFFEFIGTELIPYIEKNYRTANFRVAVGHGETANFINYFLLKSNPLFKAYIVVSPELAPHMLDYLPERLNTIESKIFYCLAYTENDSKSIKQMTKALNSDIATIENENLTYKFSSFEGASHYSVPAHALPNAFESIFKVFQPISRKEYKETILELEGSPVDYLVEKYETINALFGIEKQILINDFKAISAAIEKTEQYQYYEDLGKIARKEYPETLLGGYYLGRFYEEGGEPKKAMRTYQSAYTLDEIAGITKDLVLERADAIKRDFGY; from the coding sequence ATGAAAGTAATTTGCTCCAGTTGGTTGTTTTTATTAACCATTTTTACTTTAAATGCTCAAGTTAAATACGAAAATTTTCAATCTTCAAAATTAGGCGAAGAACGTCAAATTAAAATTCAATTACCAAGAGGTTATAATTCTAATCAAGAAAAAATATACCCACTATTTATAGTGTTGGATGGCGATTATATGTTTGAAGCCGTAGCTGGAAATGCCGATTATTACTCTTATTGGGAAGACATGCCAGAGGCCATAGTGGTTGGTATTAATCAAATAGATAAGCGGTATGACGATTGTATGTACTCAGAACAAAACTCATTACCAATAGAAACAGGAGCTGCTTTTTTTGAATTCATAGGTACAGAGTTAATTCCGTACATAGAAAAAAATTATCGTACAGCTAATTTTAGAGTTGCTGTTGGGCATGGAGAAACCGCAAATTTCATCAATTATTTCTTACTAAAATCTAACCCATTATTTAAGGCATATATAGTTGTAAGTCCAGAGTTGGCACCTCATATGTTAGACTATCTTCCAGAACGATTAAATACTATAGAAAGTAAAATATTTTATTGTTTAGCTTATACTGAAAACGACTCTAAGTCTATTAAACAAATGACAAAGGCGTTAAACAGTGATATAGCTACAATAGAAAATGAAAACTTAACCTATAAATTTAGTAGTTTTGAAGGAGCGTCACATTATTCGGTTCCTGCACATGCCTTACCCAATGCTTTTGAAAGTATTTTTAAAGTTTTTCAGCCTATAAGTAGAAAAGAATACAAAGAAACTATTTTAGAATTAGAAGGCTCTCCAGTAGATTATTTAGTAGAAAAATATGAAACTATAAATGCGCTCTTTGGTATTGAAAAACAAATTTTAATTAACGATTTTAAAGCCATTTCAGCAGCTATAGAAAAAACAGAGCAATATCAGTACTATGAAGATTTAGGTAAAATAGCTAGAAAAGAATATCCAGAAACACTTTTAGGAGGATATTATTTAGGCAGGTTTTATGAAGAAGGAGGCGAACCAAAAAAAGCAATGCGCACATACCAATCTGCTTATACTTTAGATGAAATAGCAGGAATAACAAAAGATTTAGTGCTTGAAAGAGCAGATGCAATTAAAAGAGACTTTGGGTATTAA
- the panD gene encoding aspartate 1-decarboxylase: MQIHVVKSKIHRVKCTGADLNYIGSITIDEDLMDAANIIEGEKVQIVNNDNGERLETYCIPGPRNSGEITLNGAAARKVSVGDTLILITYAVMDIEEAKKFKPSLVFPDEATNLLK, translated from the coding sequence ATGCAAATTCACGTAGTAAAATCTAAAATTCACAGGGTTAAATGCACAGGTGCAGACCTTAACTACATAGGTAGTATTACCATTGATGAAGATTTAATGGATGCTGCCAACATTATTGAAGGTGAAAAAGTTCAAATTGTAAATAATGACAATGGTGAACGTTTAGAAACTTATTGTATACCTGGGCCACGAAATAGTGGTGAAATAACACTTAACGGAGCAGCGGCCAGAAAAGTTTCTGTTGGAGATACCTTAATTTTAATTACTTATGCAGTTATGGATATTGAAGAAGCAAAAAAATTTAAACCTTCTTTAGTATTTCCAGATGAGGCAACCAATTTATTAAAATAA